One window of the Camelina sativa cultivar DH55 chromosome 1, Cs, whole genome shotgun sequence genome contains the following:
- the LOC104775949 gene encoding ubiquitin carboxyl-terminal hydrolase 13 isoform X1: MTMMTPPPLDQQEDEEMLVPNPDLVEGPQPMEVAQTETAATTVENPPAEDPPSLKFTWTLPMFTRLNTRKQYSEVFVVGGYKWRILIFPKGNNVDHLSMYLDVADASSLPYGWSRYSQFSLAVVNQVHSRYSIRKETQHQFNARESDWGFTSFMPLSELYDPTRGYLVNDTVLIEAEVAVRKVLDYWSYDSKKETGFVGLKNQGATCYMNSLLQTLYHIPYFRKAVYHMPTTENDAPTASIPLALQSLFYKLQYNDTSVATKELTKSFGWDTYDSFMQHDVQELNRVLCEKLEDKMKGTVVEGTIQKLFEGHHMNYIECINVDYKSTRKESFYDLQLDVKGCKDVYASFDKYVEVERLEGDNKYHAEGHDLQDAKKGVLFIDFPPVLQLQLKRFEYDFMRDTMVKINDRYEFPLQLDLDRENGKYLSPDADKSVRNLYTLHSVLVHSGGVHGGHYYAFIRPTLSDQWYKFDDERVTKEDVKRALEEQYGGEEELPQNNPGFNNPPFKFTKYSNAYMLVYIRDSDKDKIICNVDEKDIAEHLRVRLKKEQEEKEDKRKYKAQAHLFTTIKVARDDDIAEQIGKNIYFDLVDHEKVRSFRIQKQTPFQQFKEEVAKEFGVPVQQQRFWIWAKRQNHTYRPNRPLLPNEELQTVGQIREASNKANNAELKLFLEIERGPDDLPISPPEKSHEDILLFFKLYDPVNAVLRYVGRLMVKSSSKPMDIVGQLNKMAGFAPDEEIELFEEIKFEPCVMCEHLDKKTSFRLCQIEDGDIICYQKPLRIQESECLYPDVPSFLEYVQNRELVRFRTLEKPKEDEFILELSKLHTYDDVVERVAEKLGLDDASKLRLTSHNCYSQQPKPQPIKYRGVDHLSDMLAHYNQTSDILYYEVLDIPLPELQGLKTLKVAFHSATKDEVVIHNIRLPKQSTVGDVINELKTKVELSHQDAELRLLEVFFHKIYKIFPSTERIENINDQYWTLRAEEIPDEEKNIGPNDRLIHVYHFSKEPGQNQQVQNFGEPFFLVIHEGETLEEVKTRIQKKLHVPDEDFAKWKFASFSMGRPDYLQDTDVVYNRFQRRDVYGAWEQYLGLEHIDNAPKRAYAANQNRHAYEKPVKIYN, from the exons ATGACTATGATGACTCCGCCGCCGCTTGAT CAGCAGGAAGACGAGGAAATGCTTGTACCGAATCCGGATTTGGTCGAGGGACCTCAGCCTATGGAAG TTGCCCAAACTGAGACTGCTGCTACCACTGTGGAGAATCCGCCAGCCGAGGATCCTCCAAGTCTGAAATTCACGTGGACGCTCCCTATGTTCACTAGGCTCAATACCAGGAAGCAGTACTCTGAAGTATTTGTTGTTGGAGGCTATAAATG GCGTATATTGATTTTTCCCAAAGGAAACAATGTCGACCATTTGTCCATGTACTTGGATGTTGCTGACGCGTCTAGTTTGCCGTACGGGTGGAGCAGATATTCACAGTTCAGTCTGGCTGTAGTGAATCAAGTTCACAGCAGATATTCCATCAGAAAAG AGACGCAACATCAATTCAACGCAAGAGAAAGCGATTGGGGGTTTACATCATTCATGCCTCTCAGCGAGCTCTATGATCCCACTCGAGGATATTTAGTGAATGACACTGTTCTGATTGAAGCTGAAGTTGCTGTGCGTAAAGTTCTTGATTACTGGTCATATGACTCAAAAAAAGAGACTGGTTTTGTTGGACTTAAAAACCAAGGTGCTACCTGTTACATGAATTCTCTCCTGCAGACATTATACCACATACCTTACTTCAGAAAG GCTGTGTATCACATGCCAACGACTGAAAATGATGCACCGACCGCTAGTATCCCATTGGCGCTCCAAAGTTTGTTTTACAAGCTTCAGTATAATGACACCAGTGTAGCGACAAAGGAGCTGACAAAGTCGTTTGGTTGGGATACATATGATTCTTTCATGCAACATGATGTCCAGGAACTCAACCGAGTTCTATGTGAAAAGCTCGAGGACAAGATGAAG GGAACTGTTGTGGAGGGAACAATACAAAAGCTATTTGAGGGTCACCACATGAATTACATTGAGTGCATTAATGTAGATTACAAATCTACTCGAAAAGAATCATTCTATG ACCTCCAGCTTGATGTTAAGGGCTGCAAAGATGTATATGCTTCTTTTGACAAGTATGTTGAAGTTGAACGACTTGAAGGAGATAACAAATACCATGCAGAAGGACATGATTTGCAG gatgCAAAAAAAGGTGTTCTATTTATAGACTTTCCACCAGTTCTTCAACTTCAGCTCAAGAGGTTTGAATACGATTTTATGCGGGACACAATGGTGAAG ATCAATGATCGGTATGAGTTTCCTCTTCAACTGGATCTCGATAGAGAGAATGGAAAATATTTATCCCCTGATGCAGACAAGAGTGTCCGCAATCTCTACACCCTCCACAG TGTCTTGGTTCATAGCGGAGGAGTGCATGGAGGGCATTATTATGCTTTTATTAGGCCAACACTTTCTGATCAGTG GTATAAATTTGATGATGAACGGGTAACGAAGGAAGATGTGAAAAGGGCACTGGAAGAGCAATatggtggtgaagaagag TTACCGCAGAATAATCCTGGTTTCAATAATCCACCTTTCAAATTCACAAAATACTCGAATGCGTACATGCTTGTTTATATTCGGGACAGTGACAAGGATAAAATAATCTGCAACGTTGATGAAAAAGACATTGCGGAACATTTGCGG GTGAGGctgaaaaaagaacaagaagaaaaggaagataaaagaaaatacaagGCTCAAGCTCACCTTTTCACGACAATCAAG GTCGCAAGAGATGATGACATTGCTGAGCAAATTGGaaagaatatttattttgatcttgtTGATCATGAAAAAGTTCGGAGTTTTAGAATCCAGAAACAAACCCCCTTTCAACAGTTTAAG GAAGAGGTAGCCAAAGAGTTTGGTGTCCCGGTTCAACAACAGCGGTTCTGGATCTGGGCAAAGCGTCAAAACCATACTTATCGTCCCAATCGTCCCTTGTTACCTAATGAAGAATTACAGACG GTTGGACAAATAAGAGAGGCATCTAACAAGGCAAACAATGCTGAACTGAAGCTGTTTTTGGAAATAGAGCGCGGACCG GATGACCTTCCTATTTCTCCCCCAGAAAAATCTCATGAagatattcttcttttctttaagcTCTATGACCCTGTGAACGCAGTACTAAG ATATGTTGGCAGGCTCATGGTGAAAAGTTCAAGTAAGCCCATGGATATAGTAGGGCAACTGAATAAAATGGCTGGCTTTGCCCCTGATGAGGAAATAGAACTTTTTGAG GAAATAAAGTTTGAACCTTGTGTAATGTGCGAACATCTAGATAAGAAGACTTCTTTCAGACTGTGCCAA ATTGAAGATGGAGATATCATTTGCTATCAGAAACCTCTTCGTATCCAGGAGAGTGAATGTCTATACCCAGATGTGCCATCATTTTTGGAGTATGTACAGAATCGAGAG CTGGTGCGTTTTCGTACACtggaaaaaccaaaagaagacgAGTTTATTCTGGAGTT GTCAAAGCTGCACACTTATGATGATGTTGTCGAAAGAGTGGCTGAGAAGCTTGGCCTTGATGATGCATCGAAACTTAGGCTTACATCTCACAATTGCTACTCCCAGCAACCCAAGCCTCAGCCAATCAAATACCGTGGAGTAGATCATCTTTCAGATATGTTAGCTCACTATAATCAG acGTCTGACATTTTGTATTATGAAGTTCTGGACATTCCTCTTCCAGAATTGCAAGGTCTTAAGACTTTAAAAGTTGCTTTCCATAGCGCCACAAAGGATGAA GTGGTAATTCACAATATCAGACTACCTAAGCAGAGTACTGTTGGAGATGTTATTAATGAACTTAAAACAAAG GTGGAACTTTCGCATCAAGATGCAGAACTGAGGTTACTTGAGGTCTTTTTCCACAAGATCTACAAG ATCTTTCCATCTACTGAAAGAATTGAGAACATCAATGACCAGTACTGGACTTTACGGGCAGAGGAG ATACCTGACGAAGAGAAGAATATTGGTCCCAATGATCGGTTAATCCATGTATATCATTTTTCTAAAGAGCCCGGACAAAATCAG caAGTACAAAATTTCGGCGAGCCCTTCTTTTTGGTAATCCATGAAGGTGAAACTTTAGAAGAAGTCAAGACCCGTATCCAAAAGAAACTTCATGTCCCTGATGAGGACTTTGCCAAG TGGAAGTTTGCATCTTTTTCAATGGGACGACCCGATTACTTGCAGGACACAGATGTCGTGTACAATCGCTTTCAG AGAAGAGATGTGTACGGTGCGTGGGAGCAGTATCTTGGGTTGGAGCACATTGATAATGCTCCTAAAAGGGCTTATGCTGCAAATCAG AACCGACACGCATATGAGAAGCCggtgaaaatatacaattag
- the LOC104775949 gene encoding ubiquitin carboxyl-terminal hydrolase 13 isoform X2, with amino-acid sequence MTMMTPPPLDQEDEEMLVPNPDLVEGPQPMEVAQTETAATTVENPPAEDPPSLKFTWTLPMFTRLNTRKQYSEVFVVGGYKWRILIFPKGNNVDHLSMYLDVADASSLPYGWSRYSQFSLAVVNQVHSRYSIRKETQHQFNARESDWGFTSFMPLSELYDPTRGYLVNDTVLIEAEVAVRKVLDYWSYDSKKETGFVGLKNQGATCYMNSLLQTLYHIPYFRKAVYHMPTTENDAPTASIPLALQSLFYKLQYNDTSVATKELTKSFGWDTYDSFMQHDVQELNRVLCEKLEDKMKGTVVEGTIQKLFEGHHMNYIECINVDYKSTRKESFYDLQLDVKGCKDVYASFDKYVEVERLEGDNKYHAEGHDLQDAKKGVLFIDFPPVLQLQLKRFEYDFMRDTMVKINDRYEFPLQLDLDRENGKYLSPDADKSVRNLYTLHSVLVHSGGVHGGHYYAFIRPTLSDQWYKFDDERVTKEDVKRALEEQYGGEEELPQNNPGFNNPPFKFTKYSNAYMLVYIRDSDKDKIICNVDEKDIAEHLRVRLKKEQEEKEDKRKYKAQAHLFTTIKVARDDDIAEQIGKNIYFDLVDHEKVRSFRIQKQTPFQQFKEEVAKEFGVPVQQQRFWIWAKRQNHTYRPNRPLLPNEELQTVGQIREASNKANNAELKLFLEIERGPDDLPISPPEKSHEDILLFFKLYDPVNAVLRYVGRLMVKSSSKPMDIVGQLNKMAGFAPDEEIELFEEIKFEPCVMCEHLDKKTSFRLCQIEDGDIICYQKPLRIQESECLYPDVPSFLEYVQNRELVRFRTLEKPKEDEFILELSKLHTYDDVVERVAEKLGLDDASKLRLTSHNCYSQQPKPQPIKYRGVDHLSDMLAHYNQTSDILYYEVLDIPLPELQGLKTLKVAFHSATKDEVVIHNIRLPKQSTVGDVINELKTKVELSHQDAELRLLEVFFHKIYKIFPSTERIENINDQYWTLRAEEIPDEEKNIGPNDRLIHVYHFSKEPGQNQQVQNFGEPFFLVIHEGETLEEVKTRIQKKLHVPDEDFAKWKFASFSMGRPDYLQDTDVVYNRFQRRDVYGAWEQYLGLEHIDNAPKRAYAANQNRHAYEKPVKIYN; translated from the exons ATGACTATGATGACTCCGCCGCCGCTTGAT CAGGAAGACGAGGAAATGCTTGTACCGAATCCGGATTTGGTCGAGGGACCTCAGCCTATGGAAG TTGCCCAAACTGAGACTGCTGCTACCACTGTGGAGAATCCGCCAGCCGAGGATCCTCCAAGTCTGAAATTCACGTGGACGCTCCCTATGTTCACTAGGCTCAATACCAGGAAGCAGTACTCTGAAGTATTTGTTGTTGGAGGCTATAAATG GCGTATATTGATTTTTCCCAAAGGAAACAATGTCGACCATTTGTCCATGTACTTGGATGTTGCTGACGCGTCTAGTTTGCCGTACGGGTGGAGCAGATATTCACAGTTCAGTCTGGCTGTAGTGAATCAAGTTCACAGCAGATATTCCATCAGAAAAG AGACGCAACATCAATTCAACGCAAGAGAAAGCGATTGGGGGTTTACATCATTCATGCCTCTCAGCGAGCTCTATGATCCCACTCGAGGATATTTAGTGAATGACACTGTTCTGATTGAAGCTGAAGTTGCTGTGCGTAAAGTTCTTGATTACTGGTCATATGACTCAAAAAAAGAGACTGGTTTTGTTGGACTTAAAAACCAAGGTGCTACCTGTTACATGAATTCTCTCCTGCAGACATTATACCACATACCTTACTTCAGAAAG GCTGTGTATCACATGCCAACGACTGAAAATGATGCACCGACCGCTAGTATCCCATTGGCGCTCCAAAGTTTGTTTTACAAGCTTCAGTATAATGACACCAGTGTAGCGACAAAGGAGCTGACAAAGTCGTTTGGTTGGGATACATATGATTCTTTCATGCAACATGATGTCCAGGAACTCAACCGAGTTCTATGTGAAAAGCTCGAGGACAAGATGAAG GGAACTGTTGTGGAGGGAACAATACAAAAGCTATTTGAGGGTCACCACATGAATTACATTGAGTGCATTAATGTAGATTACAAATCTACTCGAAAAGAATCATTCTATG ACCTCCAGCTTGATGTTAAGGGCTGCAAAGATGTATATGCTTCTTTTGACAAGTATGTTGAAGTTGAACGACTTGAAGGAGATAACAAATACCATGCAGAAGGACATGATTTGCAG gatgCAAAAAAAGGTGTTCTATTTATAGACTTTCCACCAGTTCTTCAACTTCAGCTCAAGAGGTTTGAATACGATTTTATGCGGGACACAATGGTGAAG ATCAATGATCGGTATGAGTTTCCTCTTCAACTGGATCTCGATAGAGAGAATGGAAAATATTTATCCCCTGATGCAGACAAGAGTGTCCGCAATCTCTACACCCTCCACAG TGTCTTGGTTCATAGCGGAGGAGTGCATGGAGGGCATTATTATGCTTTTATTAGGCCAACACTTTCTGATCAGTG GTATAAATTTGATGATGAACGGGTAACGAAGGAAGATGTGAAAAGGGCACTGGAAGAGCAATatggtggtgaagaagag TTACCGCAGAATAATCCTGGTTTCAATAATCCACCTTTCAAATTCACAAAATACTCGAATGCGTACATGCTTGTTTATATTCGGGACAGTGACAAGGATAAAATAATCTGCAACGTTGATGAAAAAGACATTGCGGAACATTTGCGG GTGAGGctgaaaaaagaacaagaagaaaaggaagataaaagaaaatacaagGCTCAAGCTCACCTTTTCACGACAATCAAG GTCGCAAGAGATGATGACATTGCTGAGCAAATTGGaaagaatatttattttgatcttgtTGATCATGAAAAAGTTCGGAGTTTTAGAATCCAGAAACAAACCCCCTTTCAACAGTTTAAG GAAGAGGTAGCCAAAGAGTTTGGTGTCCCGGTTCAACAACAGCGGTTCTGGATCTGGGCAAAGCGTCAAAACCATACTTATCGTCCCAATCGTCCCTTGTTACCTAATGAAGAATTACAGACG GTTGGACAAATAAGAGAGGCATCTAACAAGGCAAACAATGCTGAACTGAAGCTGTTTTTGGAAATAGAGCGCGGACCG GATGACCTTCCTATTTCTCCCCCAGAAAAATCTCATGAagatattcttcttttctttaagcTCTATGACCCTGTGAACGCAGTACTAAG ATATGTTGGCAGGCTCATGGTGAAAAGTTCAAGTAAGCCCATGGATATAGTAGGGCAACTGAATAAAATGGCTGGCTTTGCCCCTGATGAGGAAATAGAACTTTTTGAG GAAATAAAGTTTGAACCTTGTGTAATGTGCGAACATCTAGATAAGAAGACTTCTTTCAGACTGTGCCAA ATTGAAGATGGAGATATCATTTGCTATCAGAAACCTCTTCGTATCCAGGAGAGTGAATGTCTATACCCAGATGTGCCATCATTTTTGGAGTATGTACAGAATCGAGAG CTGGTGCGTTTTCGTACACtggaaaaaccaaaagaagacgAGTTTATTCTGGAGTT GTCAAAGCTGCACACTTATGATGATGTTGTCGAAAGAGTGGCTGAGAAGCTTGGCCTTGATGATGCATCGAAACTTAGGCTTACATCTCACAATTGCTACTCCCAGCAACCCAAGCCTCAGCCAATCAAATACCGTGGAGTAGATCATCTTTCAGATATGTTAGCTCACTATAATCAG acGTCTGACATTTTGTATTATGAAGTTCTGGACATTCCTCTTCCAGAATTGCAAGGTCTTAAGACTTTAAAAGTTGCTTTCCATAGCGCCACAAAGGATGAA GTGGTAATTCACAATATCAGACTACCTAAGCAGAGTACTGTTGGAGATGTTATTAATGAACTTAAAACAAAG GTGGAACTTTCGCATCAAGATGCAGAACTGAGGTTACTTGAGGTCTTTTTCCACAAGATCTACAAG ATCTTTCCATCTACTGAAAGAATTGAGAACATCAATGACCAGTACTGGACTTTACGGGCAGAGGAG ATACCTGACGAAGAGAAGAATATTGGTCCCAATGATCGGTTAATCCATGTATATCATTTTTCTAAAGAGCCCGGACAAAATCAG caAGTACAAAATTTCGGCGAGCCCTTCTTTTTGGTAATCCATGAAGGTGAAACTTTAGAAGAAGTCAAGACCCGTATCCAAAAGAAACTTCATGTCCCTGATGAGGACTTTGCCAAG TGGAAGTTTGCATCTTTTTCAATGGGACGACCCGATTACTTGCAGGACACAGATGTCGTGTACAATCGCTTTCAG AGAAGAGATGTGTACGGTGCGTGGGAGCAGTATCTTGGGTTGGAGCACATTGATAATGCTCCTAAAAGGGCTTATGCTGCAAATCAG AACCGACACGCATATGAGAAGCCggtgaaaatatacaattag